The following nucleotide sequence is from Roseofilum casamattae BLCC-M143.
ATGCACAGTCCGATCGGTTACAGTGAAAAGGATGCGGTAGGTGTTTTTGCCTTTTCCGTAGAGGAGTTGCCGGATTTCTTCTGCAAAATAATTGTTCTCGAAGGCCAGGGAACAACGCAGAGACATTTGCTCTAGAGACATAATTGCTTTGTAGATGCCCTCTAACCAGTTTCTCCCTTGACGGGGGGAATAGTTACTAACCCAGTAATACGCTTCTTTGATGCCTTGTTCTGCTTCGGGTTGGATAATGACTTGATATTTTTCGGTCATTGGGCTTCGTCTAACTGGTCAAACATTTCGGTAAAGAGACTTTCTGCGGTTCTGCCTTGCCCTTCTTTCATTTGGTCGAGTCCGCGTTTTAT
It contains:
- a CDS encoding type II toxin-antitoxin system RelE/ParE family toxin, whose product is MTEKYQVIIQPEAEQGIKEAYYWVSNYSPRQGRNWLEGIYKAIMSLEQMSLRCSLAFENNYFAEEIRQLLYGKGKNTYRILFTVTDRTVHILYVRHCAQQPLSPDEE